One genomic window of Polyangium aurulentum includes the following:
- a CDS encoding lysylphosphatidylglycerol synthase transmembrane domain-containing protein, translating to MNKLARRLVGAMLLGVLVYGVLVLSRDASKIGERLSTYAWSTFVLACALAFGNYVLRFLKWEYYLAQLEIRGIPKWDSFLTFLSGFVLTVTPGKVGEVFKSVILLQIHKVPIARTAPIVVAERVTDLIGVIVIITIGSASFPGGALWAGIGTTAVVALLVLIAFPAVSGPVLRLLPRLPGPLGRVGGKIAPKVDEALSGLRTLTAPAQLVWPTLLSIGAWSLEGIGLWVILRGFGEHAQLTLTMFFYATATLAGALVPVPGGLGVTEKLLEEQMARLGGVPAATSTASMILVRFATLWFAVAVGFAALGLLRARYGAVVFGGDATTPKDRDVQGSSDDSGAQARAVLLDPPANS from the coding sequence TTGAACAAGCTGGCCCGCCGCCTCGTCGGGGCGATGCTCCTCGGCGTTCTCGTCTACGGCGTCCTCGTGCTCTCGCGCGACGCGAGCAAGATCGGCGAGCGCCTCTCGACCTACGCGTGGAGCACGTTCGTGCTCGCCTGCGCGCTCGCGTTCGGCAACTACGTCCTGCGCTTCCTCAAGTGGGAGTACTACCTCGCCCAGCTCGAGATCCGCGGGATCCCCAAGTGGGACAGCTTTCTCACGTTCCTGTCGGGCTTCGTGCTCACGGTGACGCCGGGCAAGGTCGGCGAGGTCTTCAAGTCGGTCATCCTGCTTCAGATCCACAAGGTGCCCATCGCGCGCACCGCGCCGATCGTGGTCGCCGAGCGCGTCACCGATCTCATCGGCGTGATCGTGATCATCACGATCGGCAGCGCGAGCTTCCCCGGCGGCGCGCTGTGGGCCGGCATCGGCACGACAGCCGTGGTCGCGCTCCTCGTGCTCATCGCCTTCCCCGCCGTGAGCGGCCCCGTGCTGCGCCTTTTGCCGCGCCTCCCCGGGCCGCTCGGCCGCGTCGGCGGCAAGATCGCGCCCAAGGTCGACGAGGCCCTCTCGGGGCTGCGCACGCTCACCGCGCCCGCGCAGCTCGTGTGGCCGACGCTGCTGTCGATCGGCGCGTGGTCGCTCGAGGGCATCGGCCTGTGGGTGATCCTGCGCGGCTTCGGCGAGCACGCGCAGCTCACGCTGACGATGTTCTTCTACGCGACCGCGACGCTCGCGGGCGCGCTCGTGCCCGTGCCCGGAGGCCTCGGGGTCACCGAGAAGCTCCTCGAGGAGCAGATGGCGCGGCTCGGCGGGGTGCCGGCCGCGACCAGCACGGCGTCGATGATCCTCGTTCGCTTCGCGACGCTGTGGTTCGCCGTGGCCGTCGGCTTCGCGGCCCTCGGCCTGCTGCGCGCGCGCTACGGGGCGGTGGTCTTCG